CAAGCGCAACATGAGCTCGTGGAACCGTGACCATGACTACAAACTATACGAGCCGCGCGGGTCCCAACCCGATGCCAGATCAACGATCAACGCCCAAAGGGCGTCAAAGAAAGAGTCTCGGGAACGCAATTGGACGGAGCTCACCAAGTCGCCAAGTGATGTTCTTCTCACAGAAGAACAAAACTTGAAACCTGCCCTAACGATGAATTCCAAGAAAGGGCAAGACCTCAACCAGTATTGTGAATATCATAAAGATACTGGTCACACCACAAACAATTGCATTAGTCTCGGCTTGGAGATTGAATGAGCCCTCAAGGAGGGAAAGATGCAACACCTCTATAATTTTTCGCATCATTGTTGATCTGGGACGGCCTAACCGGTCATGCCATATGATAAAATTTTCTTGGTCTATAAACTTCTCGTTTATGACTGCATTTGATTCGATTACATTAATTTTAGTATAGTACAAACTAGAGGCAAGTGCGAGCAACTTTTCTAACACATGCTTTTTACCCGAACTGATATTTGTGATATGAAGGTACTCATCATGTCCCTCATATGTAGTCTCAAGATGATATCCGTTTAAACGAACATCTTTAAAAATTATTAGATTTCTTTGACACATTGTGGAAAATAACGCATTGGTTAATTTAAATGGTGTTCCACCTGGAAACACTACATAAGCTTCTCCAAGGCCTTCAATTAATTTTGATTTACCAGATATAGTACTAACATTTGCCTTTTTCATGGTTAAAGTAGAGAAATAATTCTTTTTCTTAAGAATTGTATGCCTTGATGCGTTGTCTCTTAGACATATATCTTCTCTATTAATAGGGATCTTAGTTAAACACTCCATATgcttcaaaacaaaacaaaatcataTATATAAAATGTATAACATGCTTCAAACATAACAAATCTCAAAATGTTTCGTACGCATCAAGACAAAAGAAAATCTCAAACAAAATGTCTTAAAGAATTGAAGGAAATAACATTACTTAAAAAAACTAATAATTCATATGTAAGGAAAATTGCAAGCATCCAACTAGATTGTATCAGCCACGATATCACCGAAATCCAAGTTAGTTGGCCCAATAAGAAAATCATCATAATCCAGATTAGTTGTATCATTATGGTCTTTATGACCATCAGTGACATCAGCATTTTCAACCTCATATGTAAAATTTGTTTCTATTCCTTTTTCTTTGTCTTTGATGGATTGTTGATAAAGTTCCACCAAGTGTTTGGTCGTACGACAAGTCTTCGACCAATGATTGTTACTTCCACATCAGTAACATGCATTCGATGAAGATCTGACcttctttttatatttttcatcactggatttattttcattattatgccACTTTTAATGGGTCCCTTTGTTTTTAAACTAAACACTATGATAATTTCCTCGACCACGTCCATGACCATGACCACAACCATGACCACGATTATAACCTCGACCACGCCCGTAACTTTCACTTTGGCCATTATATGTTTGCCACATTAGCCTCAGGGATTGGGGTTATTCCAACTGGACGAGTCACATGATTTTTCATTAAGAGCTCATTGTTTTGCTCGGCCACAAGCAAACATGATATTAACTCACTATATTTGGTGAAACCTTTCACGATATTGTTGTTGCAGTATCACATTTGAGGGGTGAAAGGTTAAAAATGTTTTTTCCAACATTTCCATATCAGTAATATTTTCACCACATAGAATCAATTGTGATGTGATTCCAAATATTGCCGCGTTGTACTCACTTATCGACATAAAGTCTTGCAACCTTAAATTGATCCACTCGTAACAAACTCTCGGTAATATTATCATTTTCTGCTGGTCATACCTTTCTTTCAGGTTGGTCCAAAGGACAAGTGGATCCTTGATAGTGAGGTACTCACTTTTCAAAGCCTCATGAATATGATGGTGTAACAAGATCGTCGTTTTTGCCTTATCTTGGATATTTGCTTTATTTCCTTCTTTAATTGTTTCACTCAGATTATTGGCATTGAAATGTATATCAGCATCCAATAACCATGACAAATAATTTTTTCCAGTAATTTCTAGAGCCATGAACTCAAATTTTGTAAGATTTATCATGATGAGCTATGTTATAAAAAACATATGAGTTAACATATGTTTTTGatttataaattaatatatatcAAAGTTAAAGGCACAGTTAATATATGTCACTCTAACTTATATATATCAAACTTAAAAGCAACATGTACAGTAACTATGATTATTCGAAACAATAAAATATCTCTTTTAACAGTTGAATAATGTAAAAAAATAACAATATTATCATAACAATTAGATCAAAGttcatattatattataatatgttCATCTAAaaaatttacaaacaaacaaaactatcTGCAAAAAAaattgtaacttttttttttttgttcagttTAATTAATCAcggggcaaattacataaggatagcaggtagacgagcaacaaattGTAATTCAAACTACAAAACTAATTTTAATTCTAATACAGGTTACAATCCTCATGCATGttgttatattatttatttttaactaTAGAAAATTTaatgttatataaataaaaacctTAACTTTAGGGAGAAAAAGTTTGACGGTAAATACCCAACATGAGTATCAAACATGttagtatatttatttatttaggacAGTAAATAGAGTGAACGTTTGttaattgtttcacaaaaccTTATTAACATCAATGTTCTACTCTTTTAGGGAGAAAGCCTTATTTTTATTTAGGTTTGCAAaaaaattgtaattattttttgtCAATATTTAACAATTTTTTACAATATATATATTACACTTTCGTGTAATAGGATCATACATAAGTCATTATTATGATTCTAAAGAATAATAACATGAATCTCTATCACAACCCACAATCGTTTGAATTACAATATGGATTATGTATGACTTTGATGAATAATGATAAAATAATTAGAGAATATGATATACCTTATGATTGTGTGATCCAAAGCAATCGTGCTGATAGCGTGTTATGAACAAGCCTAATAGCAAGAAGATGAGAAGAGATATTGAGAGAGAAAGCGATATTCATTATTAATGGTGTATCATTTACAATAGAATACATGGACTATTTATAGTGTGAATAAACTTAAAGAACAAGTTGGTTTATATTAGGAGTTGATAATCTAAATATAATTCTttataacaaataataatataCTCATTGAATATTTCTTATTACATAGTCAACCAAATACTAACAAGTCAAATGaaaaaacataaattaaaaaaaaaaatcagaagtGGTTTTAGACACAATCTATTACAATTATAGCAATGCAAGCCTTCTACTTGTTTGGTTTTGGCCATAAGAAAGCATATAGCATGAGCTTCGACCGAATTGCAGGCCAAAATTGTATGGCAAGTAATTAGCCTTCTTTGACAAGGAAGGAAATCAAGAAAGCAAATAGGTAAATAGTTTGTAAACAATGGCAACTACGACTACAAATATGATCTGATCAGTTATGGAGATGCTGTCATTTTTATCAACTGCCTCATTTAGAACCGTAGGTGAGCACTTGAGTTCAATTGAGTATGCTCCCTTTTCATCTTGAATATCTGGTTCTATGTTTATCTCCCCAAATACAGATCTGAACTCCCCATAGCTCCATTCCTTTACTCATTTATTATCAAAGTTGTAATTATTAGTTGTGGTAAGATTGTAATCACACATGGATGAATTTTAGACGTTCGTGTAGAGGATACTCCTCCCTGGTTGAGTCTAGCCCAACAATTTAGGCGCAACACATATTGATGCACAAAGATTCTAGCCCATTTATCTCAGAGGGCATAATATCCACTTTGGAGGGATTGTTCCCGACCCTTATCCCCTCCAAAGTGGGGATTATGCCCTTTAATAGAGATTGGTATGTTTGAATCCTTGTGGATCAATAGGCCTAACTAGGAGTATCCACTACATTCGGTTCTTCAAGAGCAAAGTATATGACAACTAATAAAAGGTGGGATTTTCAATCCATGTACTTATAGAGTGGATGATCAAGACTatacttagagcattcacatttaAATTCATATACCTTCATCCTAAACCATATAATATAAGGAAAAATTAAGGAATCGAATGTAAAGGGTTTTTAAAAGATAAACAAATTTTAaagataatttttttatttaaactatAAGGATGAAGATGATGCTTCCAATGTGAATGCTAACATGTCAAATGGGTACAATATCAACTGAGATCGCGGGTGTAATTTTCGTAATGCCTAAATGTACGGGTTTGATCCCAAGTTTTCAAAAATTACACTTTTAGTCGTAATTGTTCACTCATAGGTTAAACATTTTGTCCTTGAATCAGATGGTCATTTGTTTCACACTAAATTTGTAAAAGTTACCACCGTAACCAATATTTaagggaaaaaaaaaaaaaaagctatacCAAACCCTTTCAAATAAACTTAACGTATGTTGGTAAAAAGGGCAAATATGTGAACAATTTGGACTAAAAGTGTAATTACCCAAAACATGAGAGCAAAACCGTAATACGATGATGAAAAATAGTTAGATGAATTAGGAATAATCACCTGCATTTGTTCTCCAATGGTGAAGACAATGGTGCTAGGGTAGGCGCGGAATGAGTAGGGTCCATCATCAGACAAGAGACGAAACTCTCCACAGTCGGTCGGGATGTGAAGCCCGAGAGCAAATGTGGCCGAATCACGTCTTGGCCCATCCATCGCACTCGGAGTTTGACATGAACGTGGAGTGTGAGGCTGCAGAGATGAGTTACAATGCTTGAACAACGTCATTCTTATTTCATTTTCCTTGATTTTCTTCCGAGGCTTCTTACCACCATTACTTGCAATAATCTGAGCCACATCTTTTGCAACTCCTTCCAGCTTTTTTGCTATATTATCCATTTTTTGTCTGCATATATATATTCAACAAACTACAATTAAAAAAATACCTCTTTTGGAAAGTCTTTTATAAATTATCTATATATTTTTTAAGGAAAATCATCAAAAGCAAAAGGTTCAATAAAAACAGACGTTGGTGACGTGGATTCTTTAGGCCAAATGTGGCCTACGGATAAGCGaaaattacatgtttatttttataaaaaaaatgtcaATGTACCATTCAAATATATAAGTTTATTTTTGGtggatttttcttttttattttttgttaaatAAATATATTTGTAGTAAAGAAAGAACAAACCTAAACATATGAAACTGTTGATCATTTTTAACCTCTTTCCTCCGTTGCGCGGCCACCATGGCGGATCGAGACCAAGCAAACTCCTCCCTGTCACCGTCGCGGCTCCATCTTTCTGCCAACAATCCAAAACAGAATTCTGCCTCGGTGAATGCTGCATTCAGCTCCTCTGGCGATATCCCATGACCGCTTACCTGAAACATCCCAAACTTAACGGCAGAATCCAACATCTTTTGGATCGAATTCTTGTCCTTAGCTTTGATTAACCGGTATTCCACATCGGCAACCGGTAGTCTGTTCATGTCGTCCGGCAGATCAAATTCCGGAATGTTCTTCAGTTTGTCAGCGTAATTGTTGAACGGAGGATCGGAGCGAGAGGATACCCTGGGATTTGGCATCGGAGATGGTGGTTGCGCGGATGAAGATGACGTAAGGCGACCCTTAATTCGAGAGAGAGCCataattgtttgtttgttttgtggaATGTTATGGAGAAGAATATGTGAATTATAGTTATTACATTGCGAGGTTTGTGGGGTGGCTGGCACGTCTCCCTGCATGGATGACTTGTACCTACGTCATGATCATTTATTATATCATACTTGTACTTGGAAATCTATGTCGGATGTGCATGGTCTTTCTAGGTTTTCACATGTATTGAAGAACACCCTGTATTTCATGTATTGGCTAAATTAAGTTTTATATATGTGCACGGTTTCATGTTTTACTTTTTATTGCTTTATATTTTAAGGATTATTAAAATATGATCTTGTGAAATACCTAGTATGTTTTTTTTCTAACTTAGCGGTTTTTATTGAATACATTGGTTTTGTGTTTTGTTTCAATAACAAATAATAAGATTTTATATAATACAACTCATTTAACATAAGCTTTCTTCTTTATAAATTCCCGCTAAGCTTTGTTTTAGCCTAAGTTATGTTGAATGAGTTGTATTATAAAAAAATCTTATTAGGATGTGACAAAATTTCCTACGAAATAATAGACCAAATGGCAAAAATGAAAGCAACTGGTCATGATTTCTATAGAGGGTTTTTGTTAGGCGATCATAGCTTTCTCGATCAATTGAAATACATAGTGTACGTGATCAAAGGTTAGGAGAAGCATCATAGGGTGCTCGATCAGTTGAAATTACATAGAGTCATGCATTCGTAATTGCTCTAGTTATACAAATAATTATACTATAGTTATAAATAATTACTCTACTTGTACAAGTATTTATACGGAGATATTTGCTCTAGTTATCCAAAGTAGTTATAGTAGTTTATAGTAAATAATCTAATTAGACAAATCGTTACGTTAGTAATAAAAGTAATTACTCTACTTACACAAGTAATTAATTACACTACAGATAAAACAACGGTAGTTGCTCTACCTATACAAAGTAATTACTTATACAAATAACCACGCTAGTTATAGAAAAATAATTACTCTACTTATTACACTATATATAAAACAATTGTATTTACTCTAGTTGTACAAAGCATTTACTCTAGTTTACAAAGTAATTATTCTAGTTATACAGGTAATTACAGTAGTTATAAATTAATTACATTACATACACAAGCAATTACACTACAACGGGGTGGCAACAAAAACCCAACCATGATATTTTGGGTTATTTTAGGCCTCTTTACAAAAGGAAATAAGTCAGAATGGGCTGAGGATTTAGTCAAGATGGGGTAGGATGGGTTTTAAAATACCCATCTAAATTTTAACATGGGTCATGATGGGTTTTTACTCTCTAACCCTAAAACACGCATCAGACTTCATGGGAACGGTGTGTCACTTGTGTCACTTTTGAATCCCCTTCGTGGATTCAAAcctaaatcatcatcatcgtcgaTTTCAAACCTCATCATCACGATCTCTGCAATTCACAATTTGATTTCAAACCAGTGATTACAGCCACAGAACCCCTTAATTTCGATCTGTGCAATTCACGATCTGATTGAGGCTTTCGGTGAGTTAATGGTTCATTTGTTAGAGTTTAATTCGAAGAATTTTTGTTCTGTTATCGTCATTTTGTTAAGTTGACTTTTAGGGTTTCAGAGacagtttgtttgattgtaaattGATGAATTGTAGTTGACTAGTGatttaattgtttgtttgttgGAGTTTGATGAATTGTAGTTGACTAGTGAATTAATTGTTTGTTTGTTGGAGTTTAATTTGATGTAATCTTGTTTCTGTTATCGTCATTTTGTTAAGTTGACTTTTAGAATTAGTCGATTATCATTGATTCTATGGAGAATGCTTGTGTTATCTAACGGAAATAGGGAGTGGTAGTCCTATAACAATGCTTGTGTTCTCTTCTATATTCTCCATTATTTCTGACCGAGTGGGAGGGAGATAACAAAATGGAAGAAAAACAGCAATACAAATCAAGAAATAATCACAAAGCAGCTACTTAAGCCTGAGAGAGAGATAATAGAAAATTAGAAAGCCGGTGGTCTTTTATATGGGGTTGGTTACATGATAGAGAATTAGAAAACTTTGATAGCTATGTTTAACACACGTAAGCTTCAAACTTCTAAACTCAGCTGCAATCTGCAAGTCCCTGAAGTTTTCAACTTTTCAAAGTTCTAAACTCAACTACAAGTTTCTAAAGTTTTCAACTTTTAGTTTCAGTCATCAACTTGTATGTTGTTTTATATTTTACTTGTCACTTAAATATCTCTTTGGCTCATTTGTCTAGTAGAAAGATCTAATAACTTATatcttgtttgattttttttttatttttcttaacttttttttgattttttttttttgaatttttttatttttttttaatttttctaatttttttaatttttctaatttttttttgaatttttttttatttttttaatttttcagattttttgttattttttatttgttttaatttttctgattttttttaatttttctgatttttttttatttttttctgactttttttgaatttatttgaatttttttttgtttttctgatttttttgaattatttaaaattttctgaattttttattttttttattttattttttttatttttagccTATAATGACCGAAACCCATTGTGACCTAAACCCCATCTTGACCTTTTTCTTAAAAAACTCATCCTTACCCAAACCTATCCTAACCCATATCAATATTAACACATTACCTAAACCTATCCAACCCACCCATTTTGTCACCTCTAACTACAACCAATATATAGTAAAAATGATTACGCTAGTTAGTATATGTACATTTTTGCCATGGTGTTGATTTGTTCTAAATTACTTACTTTAAACGTTTAGTAAGTTAATTTCTATTTGTATTGGACCCAACCCCTCGAAATGTTGAAGAAAACTTCTACGGACTATATGCACACCTTGGATCTTGGTAGCATGACAATCATGATCATAACCCTAATATTGTACCAATTTAACTCCATAAAGCAAGCCAACCTCATAAAAGCAAATCAATCGCGAATAATTCGTTTTGTGTAAAAATTCTTAACCCAAGTTGGGTAAATCGCTAAGATTCATGTTAAAAGTCAAGACAATAGGGATGATGAGTTAAGTTCCtgtgaaaataaaataaacgtacgaaacgtacgaattgaaagaaagtcaaaaaaagtggtggtggcattttggtaattatcagcaacttcaaaattactctagtagagtaattttgagcttctgtagagtaattttgtaaaagttcatgtagagtaattttggtcgtgtagggtaattatcaaaattgtagggtaattatcaaaattacactaaccccccccccccccccccccaactaaaagctaaaaactaaaccataaagctaaaccccataactaaatgctaacaaaattaGTCTACAAGACATtttccaaaattactctacagaagtcaaaattactctactagagtaatttgataactaccctacatttcccaaaattactctacagatgctcaaaattactctacaagacactTTTTGCTTTTTTCCCCAGTACttttgaagttgctgataattaccaaaatgacaccgtcactttttgctttttccctCAATGCATACGTTTCgtacgttaatattatttttatttgatcctttaCCTAGGGATGATTACCCTTGAAGGTTCATCAAAGAGGTAAACAGGCTTCCTAATCAGATAAGCAACAAGTAAGCATCAGCACACAAGTGGAGTTTTGAACAAATAGACTTTCCATACCCACCTCATATTTGAGCAAGTGATGGACAGGCATGCCTGAATATTAATCTTGGCGAAGAACCGAGAGCCATATCACAAACCAAACCGATCAACTTGTTTAGGTTTAACCATTCGATTTCATTAAATCAAGCACATCAGTATCATACAAGGCTTTTAGTTTTGTACAACTAACAACTACTATGTCTAATAGTAAAGGAAAGGTTACTATTATTTTCTAAGCATGCATTTAATAACTGGTTAAGTTGTAGTTTATACAAGAATCTTTTTGTCTCTAAACAtgaataaaaatatcaaaatattcatAGCGACTGCAACGGTGTTGGTCAAAGGTCATGCCAGATTTTCTTTCTCCTAGATGTCGAGTGAGCTAAACGAAAACAAAAATTCACTCAAGGTGTGGGTTCCTAGTCACTTGTGCTTAAGAGTGCCTAATGTTCATGATGAAACCAGTGTCATCATGCTGATAAACATGAACCATCTCTTGCATAGTTGAGACTGTTGGACAA
This is a stretch of genomic DNA from Helianthus annuus cultivar XRQ/B chromosome 16, HanXRQr2.0-SUNRISE, whole genome shotgun sequence. It encodes these proteins:
- the LOC110917588 gene encoding uncharacterized protein LOC110917588, giving the protein MALSRIKGRLTSSSSAQPPSPMPNPRVSSRSDPPFNNYADKLKNIPEFDLPDDMNRLPVADVEYRLIKAKDKNSIQKMLDSAVKFGMFQVSGHGISPEELNAAFTEAEFCFGLLAERWSRDGDREEFAWSRSAMVAAQRRKEVKNDQQFHMFRQKMDNIAKKLEGVAKDVAQIIASNGGKKPRKKIKENEIRMTLFKHCNSSLQPHTPRSCQTPSAMDGPRRDSATFALGLHIPTDCGEFRLLSDDGPYSFRAYPSTIVFTIGEQMQEWSYGEFRSVFGEINIEPDIQDEKGAYSIELKCSPTVLNEAVDKNDSISITDQIIFVVVVAIVYKLFTYLLS